In a genomic window of Gossypium arboreum isolate Shixiya-1 chromosome 9, ASM2569848v2, whole genome shotgun sequence:
- the LOC108456878 gene encoding surfeit locus protein 1: MASNVRANMGILSKALTRLRPTGALYSLPNQSLPPPKHWVPSSSFSTAAAVASSQSLHDKEKGSKWSRWFLFLPGAITFGLGTWQIFRRQDKIEMLDYRQKRLQMEPLKLNDMPPSSEILDTLEFRRVVCKGVFDYERSIYIGPRSRSISGVTENGYYVITPLMPIPDDADSVQSPVLVNRGWVPRSWRDKSFEVSQDREKSSSTDVVPVQQNERSWWGMFQSKKQKAVEAQAPAITYVEVIGVVRGSEKPSVFVPPNDPNSGQWFYVDVPAIAVACGLPKDTLLIEDINENVNPSNPYPVPKDINALIRSSVMPQDHLNYTLTWYSLSAAVTFMAFKRLKPKNSRR, encoded by the exons ATGGCATCAAATGTGAGAGCAAATATGGGTATCCTTTCCAAAGCCCTAACGAGACTCCGCCCCACTGGGGCCTTGTATTCCCTTCCCAACCAATCCCTCCCCCCGCCAAAGCATTGGGTACCATCTTCTTCCTTCTCCACCGCTGCTGCTGTTGCTTCATCCCAATCTCTTCATG ATAAAGAGAAAGGATCAAAATGGTCAAGATGGTTTCTTTTCCTTCCTGGAGCTATCACTTTCGGCCTTGGAACTTGGCAGATTTTCAGAAGGCAAGACAAG ATAGAGATGCTGGATTACAGACAGAAGAGGTTGCAAATGGAACCTTTGAAACTAAATGACATGCCTCCTTCAAGTGAAATATTGGACACTTTAGAGTTTAGGCGAGTCGTATGCAAAGGAGTTTTTGATTATGAAAGATCAATCTACATTGGGCCTCGCTCTAGAAGCATTTCTGGAGTGACTGAAAATGGCTACTATGTCATTACACCCCTAATGCCCATCCCTGACGATGCTGATAG TGTGCAGTCTCCAGTTCTTGTAAATAGAGGATGGGTCCCACGCAGCTGGAGAGACAAATCTTTTGAAGTTTCACAAGACAGAGAGAAATCTTCAAGTACAGATGTTGTTCCTGTCCAACAGAATGAACGAAGCTGGTGGGGAATGTTTCAATCTAAGAAGCAAAAAGCTGTTGAG GCTCAAGCCCCTGCTATTACTTATGTGGAAGTTATTGGAGTTGTCCGGGGGAGTGAGAAACCAAGTGTATTTGTTCCACCAAATGATCCAAATTCGGGACAGTGGTTTTATGTTGATGTTCCTGCAATTGCTGTTGCTTGTGGGCTTCCAAAGGATACTCTTTTAATTGAGGACATCAATGAAAATGTTAATCCAAGCAACCCTTACCCTGTTCCAAAGGATATCAATGCCTTGATTCGCAGTTCAGTAATGCCTCAAGATCATCTAAATTATACATTGACATG GTACTCTTTGTCTGCTGCTGTTACATTTATGGCTTTCAAGAGGCTCAAGCCAAAAAACAGTAGGAGATAG